A stretch of Brachyspira suanatina DNA encodes these proteins:
- a CDS encoding Rpn family recombination-promoting nuclease/putative transposase has product MRNINRMNDYFVRYLLGSIGNEDILENIVNCVLRDSGFQEVHNLEIINPHNLPENINLKESVLDVKAITKDNKKIIVEIQLSGNIDFVKRIFYYISKNIVSELNENESYDIISQVISINFVNFNMDFYDEGKAHRCFKLIDTENHKVSLDMMQMHIIEVPRFIKILNNSNINDIKKSKILSWIEFFTVKDLDKVKDKLKEANNIMSKVIDKYERFISSEEEMEVYNARDAFLYGQTIMLKKEREEGIKEGIEQGMEKGIEKGEKNKALSIAKSLKKSGLDIKFISDNTGLSIEEIEKL; this is encoded by the coding sequence ATGAGAAATATTAACAGAATGAATGATTACTTTGTACGCTATCTTTTGGGTTCTATTGGAAATGAAGATATACTTGAGAATATAGTTAATTGCGTACTTAGAGATTCAGGATTTCAAGAAGTACATAATTTAGAAATAATAAATCCTCATAATTTACCAGAAAACATTAATTTAAAAGAGTCAGTTCTTGATGTTAAAGCGATTACTAAAGACAATAAAAAAATTATTGTAGAAATACAATTATCCGGAAATATAGATTTTGTAAAAAGAATATTCTATTATATATCAAAAAATATTGTTAGTGAATTAAATGAAAATGAGTCTTATGATATTATTAGTCAGGTAATAAGTATAAATTTTGTTAACTTTAATATGGACTTTTATGATGAAGGTAAAGCTCATAGATGTTTTAAATTAATAGACACTGAAAATCATAAGGTATCATTAGATATGATGCAAATGCATATAATAGAAGTACCAAGATTTATAAAGATTCTTAATAATTCAAATATAAATGATATCAAGAAAAGTAAGATATTATCTTGGATAGAGTTTTTTACGGTAAAGGATTTAGATAAAGTTAAAGATAAATTAAAGGAGGCAAACAACATAATGTCAAAAGTAATAGATAAATATGAGAGATTTATATCAAGTGAAGAAGAGATGGAAGTTTATAATGCTAGGGATGCTTTTTTATATGGGCAAACTATAATGCTAAAAAAAGAGAGAGAAGAAGGTATAAAAGAAGGCATAGAACAAGGCATGGAAAAGGGTATAGAAAAGGGTGAAAAAAATAAAGCTTTAAGTATAGCTAAAAGTCTTAAAAAATCTGGTTTAGATATTAAGTTCATTAGTGATAATACAGGTTTAAGTATAGAGGAAATAGAAAAATTATAA
- a CDS encoding polyprenyl synthetase family protein, producing the protein MNLKEYMNIRLEEINKTIDNVFDKSSIELENSFIEMLKYPLDAGGKRLRPILTCLACELFKGDYKKAIIPAVALELIHTYSLVHDDLPAMDNDDLRRGKPTTHVKYGEANAILVGDGLLTHAFQLLSKTDVKDSTLRKLLFELSYAAGINGMVMGQFIDLYYEEKEINFDMLKILHAKKTGAMIRGAIRLGAIASENINENDIENITKYGKAIGLAFQIQDDILDVISDNETLGKTVGKDEKEGKLTYVKQFGLEGAKEEAKKVIEKSIEYLNPYKDSEAKNILIELANYIIERKS; encoded by the coding sequence ATGAATCTTAAAGAATATATGAATATAAGACTAGAAGAAATTAATAAAACTATTGACAATGTATTTGATAAAAGCAGCATAGAATTAGAAAATAGTTTTATAGAAATGCTTAAATATCCATTGGATGCTGGCGGAAAGAGATTAAGACCTATACTTACATGCTTAGCATGCGAACTTTTTAAAGGCGACTATAAAAAAGCAATAATACCTGCAGTAGCATTAGAGCTTATACATACATATTCTTTAGTTCATGATGATTTGCCTGCTATGGATAATGATGATTTAAGAAGAGGAAAACCTACAACACATGTAAAATACGGTGAAGCTAATGCCATACTTGTAGGAGATGGGCTTTTAACTCATGCATTTCAATTACTTTCAAAAACAGATGTTAAAGACAGCACTTTAAGAAAACTTTTATTTGAATTGAGTTATGCGGCCGGAATAAACGGAATGGTTATGGGACAGTTTATAGATTTATACTATGAAGAGAAAGAAATCAATTTTGACATGCTTAAAATACTTCATGCCAAAAAAACAGGTGCTATGATAAGAGGTGCTATAAGACTTGGAGCTATTGCATCAGAGAACATAAACGAAAATGATATAGAAAATATAACAAAATACGGCAAAGCTATAGGACTAGCTTTCCAAATTCAGGATGATATACTTGATGTTATTTCTGATAATGAAACTTTAGGCAAAACTGTTGGTAAAGATGAAAAAGAGGGTAAACTCACATACGTTAAGCAATTCGGACTAGAAGGTGCAAAAGAAGAAGCTAAAAAAGTAATTGAAAAATCTATTGAATATTTAAATCCTTATAAAGATAGTGAAGCTAAAAATATTTTAATAGAATTAGCAAATTACATAATAGAAAGAAAATCATAA
- a CDS encoding motility associated factor glycosyltransferase family protein → MNEIKKINLEAINKNIRAYPYDFINMLENAKESDITLQVIETKSQKPSGKAAKNGKQILLHSAYDPVKEANTLIKEIENDEDLDLVFVFGIGVGYLINAVRKLNVSVAVIEPDINFFNTLICNFKLDKILEDDKITFFIGGNDDEDIEKFISLTTTKKVKFFITRSYATLFAEEALHYQSKVLSVVDKKIININTISRFDKLWAYNIASNAVEIATHYGVNRFFDKYKNIPAVIVSAGPSLEKNITKLKKMKNKAIIIAVDTAMKPLSSHGMSPHFVITIDPQKKNSKYFRNIHFEDTVLISESSVDHEAVESFNGPIYFIDSIFPLAKYFMKPLGNRGDITMGGSVSTAAYDFAVKIGANPIIMIGLDLSFPNHQTHIKGSYHEENFFTEIGKLDSYDSRIYKVLVSGNLREEKNIYGESVFTDSRFDMYRNWYEAQCANNSKIKFYNATEGGVIIKAMENITLQELIDKFEDINIQIDKNDRNTSDKTKILENLKNGLIKIDKEIISLKPYVEEAINLCYTINDELSRHRKVDKLIAKLDESDAKILTISKVNEFLGITMQKTIKTITEGFEFKDETMHKSIISSFKLYEAMKDSIDFNHYIIERALIKINKEL, encoded by the coding sequence ATGAATGAAATAAAAAAAATCAATTTAGAAGCAATAAATAAAAATATCAGAGCATATCCTTATGATTTTATCAATATGCTTGAAAATGCTAAAGAATCAGATATCACTTTACAGGTAATAGAAACAAAATCACAGAAACCTTCTGGCAAAGCAGCAAAAAACGGCAAACAAATACTTCTTCATAGTGCTTATGATCCAGTAAAAGAGGCTAATACTTTAATAAAAGAAATTGAAAATGATGAAGATTTGGATTTAGTATTTGTATTTGGTATAGGCGTAGGATACTTAATCAATGCCGTTAGAAAATTGAATGTTTCTGTTGCTGTGATTGAACCTGATATAAATTTTTTTAATACTTTAATATGTAATTTCAAATTAGACAAAATACTTGAAGATGATAAAATTACTTTCTTTATAGGAGGAAATGATGATGAGGATATAGAAAAGTTCATATCATTGACAACAACAAAGAAAGTAAAATTTTTTATTACAAGGTCTTATGCCACCCTATTTGCTGAAGAAGCTTTGCATTATCAAAGCAAAGTACTTTCTGTAGTAGATAAAAAAATAATAAATATAAACACTATTTCAAGATTTGATAAACTTTGGGCTTATAATATAGCTTCTAATGCAGTTGAAATTGCTACGCATTACGGAGTTAATAGATTTTTTGATAAATACAAAAATATTCCTGCTGTTATAGTATCAGCAGGACCTTCTCTTGAGAAAAATATTACAAAATTAAAAAAGATGAAAAACAAAGCAATAATAATAGCGGTCGATACGGCAATGAAGCCATTATCATCGCATGGTATGTCTCCACATTTTGTTATAACTATAGACCCTCAAAAGAAAAACTCTAAATATTTCAGGAATATTCATTTTGAAGATACTGTACTAATTTCAGAATCCTCTGTTGATCATGAGGCTGTAGAATCATTTAATGGTCCTATATATTTTATAGATTCAATATTTCCGCTTGCAAAATATTTTATGAAGCCTTTAGGAAATAGAGGCGATATCACTATGGGAGGAAGCGTTTCCACTGCTGCTTATGATTTTGCTGTAAAAATAGGTGCTAATCCAATAATAATGATTGGTTTGGATTTATCTTTCCCTAATCATCAGACTCATATAAAAGGAAGCTATCATGAAGAAAATTTCTTTACTGAAATAGGTAAATTAGACTCTTATGACAGCAGAATATATAAAGTGCTTGTATCTGGAAATTTAAGAGAAGAGAAAAATATTTATGGAGAAAGTGTATTTACTGATTCAAGATTCGATATGTACAGAAATTGGTATGAAGCTCAATGTGCCAATAACAGCAAAATAAAATTCTATAATGCCACAGAAGGCGGCGTTATAATAAAAGCAATGGAGAATATTACACTGCAGGAACTCATAGATAAATTTGAAGACATAAACATACAAATAGATAAAAATGACAGAAATACATCAGACAAAACAAAAATACTAGAAAATCTAAAAAATGGATTGATAAAAATAGATAAAGAAATTATTTCATTAAAACCTTATGTTGAAGAGGCTATTAATTTATGCTATACAATAAATGATGAGCTGTCAAGACATAGAAAAGTAGATAAACTTATTGCCAAACTAGATGAATCCGATGCTAAAATACTCACTATAAGCAAAGTTAATGAGTTTTTAGGTATTACAATGCAGAAAACTATCAAAACTATCACAGAAGGTTTTGAGTTTAAAGATGAAACTATGCATAAATCTATAATAAGTTCTTTCAAACTATACGAAGCAATGAAAGACAGTATTGACTTTAACCATTATATAATAGAGCGTGCTTTGATAAAGATTAACAAAGAATTATAA
- a CDS encoding ankyrin repeat domain-containing protein, protein MRVMFIIISVCLLLSCSRYSKELSQALKNHENDKGIEEISALIKDKNFDRALYNSSLLGYSDIVTGLVKSGADINNRGVDGSTPLILVCREQNIDAAKILIDNGADMSIKDDNDKKAFDYIANKKDIIALVSVMSKKENMEVFNKFKDFSLEADDISILLENINKKVIDEMNNMLKKEYKNKEAAKVKSGYEFNTLIEKADTRNFNFGEKKEYTDNIMKVGDNFYYIFSAGVPIDRGGQMEYLDSYTSIWLIKGPLSIAQFGNVSASFVGGFNGLPLSSDINIVSKGDYFTLEDYAHFEKRKYTFKYYTFKAEDGIFYLNQISLLDNNNKTTTIYKYNSKDSSRMTIDDISYSFAYALIGANYYGE, encoded by the coding sequence ATGAGAGTGATGTTTATTATTATTTCTGTATGTTTACTTTTATCATGCTCAAGATATTCAAAAGAGCTATCACAGGCATTGAAAAACCATGAAAATGATAAGGGCATTGAAGAAATAAGTGCTTTAATAAAAGATAAAAATTTTGACAGAGCTTTGTATAATTCATCATTGCTTGGATATTCTGATATAGTTACAGGGCTTGTAAAATCTGGTGCTGATATTAATAACAGAGGAGTTGACGGATCTACACCTTTAATATTGGTATGCAGAGAACAAAACATTGATGCTGCAAAAATTTTAATAGATAATGGTGCTGATATGTCAATAAAAGATGATAATGATAAAAAAGCATTTGATTATATTGCTAATAAAAAAGATATAATCGCTCTTGTATCTGTAATGTCTAAAAAAGAAAATATGGAAGTTTTTAATAAATTTAAAGATTTTTCATTAGAAGCTGATGACATTAGCATATTATTAGAAAATATAAATAAAAAAGTCATTGATGAAATGAATAATATGCTTAAAAAAGAATATAAGAATAAAGAGGCAGCAAAAGTAAAATCAGGATATGAATTTAATACTTTAATAGAAAAAGCAGATACAAGAAACTTTAATTTCGGAGAGAAGAAAGAATATACTGATAATATCATGAAAGTAGGAGATAACTTTTATTATATATTTTCAGCAGGTGTTCCTATAGACAGAGGAGGACAAATGGAATATTTAGACTCCTATACAAGTATATGGCTAATAAAAGGGCCATTAAGTATAGCACAATTTGGAAATGTTTCTGCAAGTTTTGTAGGCGGATTCAACGGACTTCCCTTAAGCAGTGATATTAATATAGTTTCAAAAGGGGATTATTTTACACTAGAAGATTACGCTCATTTTGAAAAACGAAAATATACTTTTAAATATTATACATTCAAAGCTGAAGACGGTATATTTTATTTAAATCAAATATCTTTGCTTGATAATAATAACAAAACAACCACTATTTATAAATATAATTCAAAAGACAGTTCAAGAATGACTATAGATGATATTTCATACAGTTTTGCTTATGCTTTGATTGGTGCTAATTATTATGGTGAATAA
- a CDS encoding methyl-accepting chemotaxis protein, producing MSKNKKIYLMIKFILPFAIFLTIMYFIILFVYKNIYINSFFNNKTFKAMSIHDLIESKLNNVNEVIDVLDSYLKIDDLPYEYFGYAITNISKLSDDYMNIYFGDTVPYPTGGIFINSLEPFPPDYDQTSRGWYKSAVGNNKNIYITDPYVDFVTKKICITFAKAVYTNNNQLKGVVAIDFAKMDDIVQNTIYEENVNLVTKNGMFINNTDENKILNENNKIFNDINFPNIQQYIVDGKNYTNIYKNNWYMVQKLETVPWSIVLSGNLSQVQNQIKALMFILLFVLIIIILLESILVVIIVNPITASLDQAIANIKLMNDGYFNSNFNEKMLSKKDQTAELYKNIKSMQDNIGKIVYNLKENINNINSSIDTIQYGSKNLSDRTTSQAASLEELSASTESLSNSLKNTSVNTEHAKNMSLEVANSTLTGVEAVNVISNNMAEISESSKQISDITKLIQSIAFQTNILALNASVEAARAGEQGRGFAVVASEVRSLAQTVNEAANNITKIVNDTVDKIEHGNESVAYSTDVLQKISSSAKEVVNILTEISTTALNEQNSIMQINQTIISLNSITQENSSIAEDSANSSNEVKNMTEDIVNDINYFKFSER from the coding sequence ATGTCTAAAAATAAAAAAATATATCTGATGATAAAATTTATTTTACCATTTGCAATATTTTTAACTATTATGTATTTTATAATATTATTTGTTTATAAGAATATTTATATTAATTCTTTTTTTAATAATAAAACATTTAAAGCAATGAGTATACATGATTTAATAGAATCAAAATTAAATAATGTAAATGAGGTTATAGATGTTTTAGACTCTTATCTTAAAATAGATGATCTGCCTTATGAATATTTTGGATATGCTATAACAAATATATCAAAACTTAGCGATGATTATATGAATATATATTTTGGAGATACTGTTCCATATCCTACAGGAGGCATTTTTATAAACTCTTTAGAGCCTTTCCCACCTGATTATGATCAAACATCTAGAGGCTGGTACAAATCTGCAGTAGGCAACAACAAGAATATTTATATAACGGATCCTTATGTTGATTTTGTTACAAAAAAAATATGTATAACTTTTGCTAAAGCTGTATATACAAATAATAATCAGTTAAAAGGTGTAGTCGCTATAGACTTTGCTAAAATGGATGATATAGTTCAGAATACCATTTATGAAGAAAATGTAAATTTAGTTACTAAAAATGGTATGTTTATTAATAATACCGATGAAAATAAAATATTAAATGAAAATAATAAAATATTCAATGATATTAATTTCCCAAATATTCAGCAATATATAGTTGATGGTAAAAACTATACCAACATATATAAAAATAATTGGTATATGGTACAAAAATTGGAAACAGTTCCTTGGAGCATAGTATTAAGCGGAAATTTATCTCAGGTACAAAATCAAATAAAAGCACTTATGTTTATATTATTATTTGTTCTTATAATAATAATTTTGTTGGAAAGTATTTTGGTTGTTATAATAGTTAATCCTATAACAGCTTCTTTAGATCAGGCTATAGCAAATATAAAACTAATGAATGATGGTTATTTCAATAGTAATTTCAATGAAAAAATGCTTTCTAAAAAAGATCAGACTGCAGAATTGTATAAAAACATAAAAAGTATGCAGGACAATATAGGAAAAATTGTTTATAATTTGAAAGAAAATATAAATAATATAAATTCTTCTATTGATACTATACAATATGGAAGCAAAAATTTATCAGACAGAACAACATCTCAAGCAGCATCATTGGAAGAATTATCTGCCTCAACAGAAAGTTTATCCAACTCTCTAAAAAATACTTCTGTTAATACGGAACATGCTAAGAATATGAGTTTAGAAGTAGCTAATTCTACATTAACCGGAGTAGAGGCTGTTAATGTTATATCTAATAATATGGCTGAAATATCAGAATCTAGTAAACAAATATCGGATATAACAAAACTCATTCAGTCAATAGCTTTTCAAACTAATATATTAGCTCTCAATGCATCAGTAGAAGCTGCAAGAGCAGGAGAGCAAGGAAGAGGCTTTGCTGTAGTAGCAAGCGAGGTTCGTTCTCTAGCACAAACAGTTAATGAAGCGGCTAATAATATTACAAAGATAGTGAATGATACTGTTGATAAAATAGAACATGGTAATGAATCAGTAGCATATTCTACAGATGTTCTTCAGAAAATTTCATCTTCTGCTAAGGAAGTAGTCAATATACTAACTGAAATAAGCACAACTGCTCTTAATGAACAAAATAGTATAATGCAGATTAATCAAACTATAATATCTTTAAATAGCATTACTCAAGAAAATTCATCAATAGCTGAAGACAGTGCTAATTCAAGCAATGAGGTTAAAAATATGACTGAAGATATAGTCAATGATATAAATTACTTCAAATTTAGTGAGAGGTAG
- the rpmE gene encoding 50S ribosomal protein L31, with amino-acid sequence MKKDIHPQYFETDVNCACGANFKIHSVQKSLHVDICHNCHPFFTGKQKILDTAGRVDKFKKRYGLKK; translated from the coding sequence ATGAAAAAAGATATACATCCTCAATATTTTGAAACAGATGTAAACTGTGCTTGCGGTGCTAACTTTAAAATTCACTCTGTACAAAAAAGTTTACACGTAGATATTTGTCATAACTGCCACCCTTTCTTTACAGGAAAACAAAAAATTCTTGATACAGCTGGAAGAGTTGATAAATTTAAAAAACGTTATGGCTTAAAAAAATAA
- a CDS encoding B3/B4 domain-containing protein: MKFIIEDRVFETLNNMCVAVIIAKGINNQNKINDISTMLKESISNAEKEFENIKVKESEYIKCYRDAFQKLNINPNKFMCSIEALLTRISKKKGMPEINSIVDLVNAVSIKYKLPMGAHDLDSMNNEDFYIRYSVDDDTFLPFGETETEKVDNNELVYAVTHDIRTRRWIWRQSEYGKITENSSNIIFPIDAFIGINDDKAIKARDELAELLANFFHCDIKTGIIDSKNNYIEF; encoded by the coding sequence ATGAAATTTATAATAGAAGATAGAGTATTCGAAACTCTAAATAATATGTGTGTTGCTGTAATAATTGCAAAAGGAATTAACAATCAAAATAAAATAAATGATATATCAACAATGCTTAAAGAAAGTATTTCAAATGCTGAAAAAGAATTTGAAAATATAAAGGTAAAAGAAAGCGAATATATAAAATGTTATAGAGATGCTTTTCAAAAACTAAATATCAATCCTAATAAATTCATGTGTTCTATAGAAGCATTACTCACAAGAATATCAAAAAAGAAAGGAATGCCTGAAATAAATTCTATAGTAGATTTAGTTAATGCTGTTTCTATTAAATATAAACTTCCTATGGGTGCTCATGATTTAGATTCTATGAACAATGAAGATTTTTATATTAGATATTCTGTAGATGATGATACATTCCTTCCATTTGGTGAAACTGAAACAGAAAAAGTTGATAATAATGAATTAGTTTATGCTGTTACTCATGATATAAGAACTAGAAGATGGATATGGAGACAAAGCGAATATGGAAAAATCACTGAAAACTCTTCAAATATAATATTTCCTATAGATGCTTTTATTGGTATTAATGATGATAAAGCTATCAAGGCTAGAGATGAACTTGCTGAATTATTAGCAAATTTTTTTCACTGCGATATAAAAACAGGCATTATAGATTCTAAAAATAATTATATAGAATTTTAA